The following coding sequences are from one Halorubrum sp. BOL3-1 window:
- the purN gene encoding phosphoribosylglycinamide formyltransferase, producing the protein MKIAGLASNRGRNLRHIADVAPGGAELSVVLTNREEAPVLGAATERRVPTEVVEREEGESRESHERRILDRLADYDFDLVCLDGYMRVLTDEFLDSAPTTLNVHPALLPSFPGTNAHEQVLEAGVRTTGCTVHVVTEEVDAGPVVTQEPLPVYEDDDAGSLEARVLREAEFTAYPRAVRWFAEDRVTVERDADGGPVDVAVDGDVGGEFPERRLVSEEREGTLRYGENPHQDAALYVDDGCEEASVVGADQLNPGAKGMGYNNYNDADAALNLVKEFDGPAAAVIKHTNPAGCATSDTLADAYDRALRTDAKSAFGGIVALNRECDADTATAVADSFKEVVVAPGYTDSALDVLREKKNLRVLDVGPLGEGDDRFSERFTEKPVVGGRLVQERDLQAPAAGDLEVVTEREPTDEQVEAMLFAWQTLKHVKSNGILFATGTETVGVGMGQVSRVDAVTLAAMKAEKDAEGKSAEGAVMASDAFFPFPDAIEEAADAGIEVVIQPGGSVNDEDVIAAADERDMAMAFTGSRCFRHV; encoded by the coding sequence ATGAAGATCGCCGGACTCGCGAGCAACCGGGGACGGAACCTCAGACACATCGCCGACGTCGCGCCCGGAGGGGCGGAGCTGTCGGTCGTCCTGACGAACCGCGAGGAGGCGCCCGTGCTGGGGGCGGCGACGGAGCGCCGGGTCCCGACCGAGGTCGTTGAGCGCGAGGAGGGGGAGTCCCGCGAGAGCCACGAGCGACGAATCCTCGACCGACTCGCGGACTACGACTTCGACCTGGTCTGTCTCGACGGCTACATGCGAGTCCTGACCGACGAGTTCCTCGATTCGGCGCCCACGACGCTGAACGTCCACCCCGCGCTCCTCCCCTCGTTCCCCGGCACGAACGCCCACGAGCAGGTGCTGGAGGCGGGCGTTCGGACGACCGGCTGTACCGTCCACGTCGTCACCGAGGAGGTCGACGCCGGGCCGGTCGTCACCCAGGAGCCGCTCCCGGTCTACGAGGACGACGACGCCGGCTCGCTGGAGGCGCGGGTCCTCCGCGAGGCGGAGTTCACGGCGTACCCGCGGGCGGTCCGCTGGTTCGCGGAGGACCGCGTGACCGTCGAGCGGGACGCGGACGGCGGCCCGGTAGACGTCGCGGTCGACGGCGACGTCGGCGGCGAGTTCCCCGAGCGCCGGCTCGTCTCCGAGGAGCGCGAGGGGACGCTGCGCTACGGCGAGAACCCCCACCAAGACGCCGCCCTCTACGTCGATGACGGCTGCGAGGAGGCGAGCGTCGTCGGCGCCGACCAGCTCAATCCCGGCGCGAAGGGGATGGGCTACAACAACTACAACGACGCCGACGCCGCGCTGAACCTCGTCAAGGAGTTCGACGGGCCCGCCGCCGCGGTGATCAAACACACCAACCCCGCGGGCTGCGCGACGAGTGACACGCTCGCGGACGCGTACGACCGAGCGCTGCGCACGGACGCGAAGTCGGCGTTCGGCGGTATCGTCGCGCTGAACCGCGAGTGCGACGCCGACACCGCCACCGCGGTCGCGGACTCGTTCAAGGAGGTCGTCGTCGCGCCCGGCTACACCGACAGCGCGCTCGACGTCCTCCGCGAAAAAAAGAACCTCCGCGTGCTCGACGTGGGACCGCTGGGCGAGGGCGACGACCGGTTCTCCGAGCGGTTCACCGAGAAGCCGGTCGTCGGCGGCCGGCTCGTTCAGGAGCGCGACCTCCAGGCGCCGGCCGCCGGGGACCTGGAGGTCGTCACCGAGCGCGAGCCGACCGACGAGCAGGTCGAGGCGATGCTGTTCGCGTGGCAGACGCTCAAGCACGTGAAATCGAACGGGATCCTGTTCGCGACCGGCACCGAGACGGTCGGCGTCGGCATGGGGCAGGTGTCCCGGGTCGACGCCGTCACGCTCGCGGCGATGAAGGCCGAGAAGGACGCCGAGGGCAAGTCCGCCGAGGGCGCCGTGATGGCTTCGGACGCCTTCTTCCCGTTCCCGGACGCGATCGAGGAGGCGGCCGACGCCGGCATCGAGGTCGTGATCCAGCCCGGCGGCTCCGTCAACGACGAGGACGTGATCGCCGCGGCCGACGAGCGCGACATGGCGATGGCGTTCACCGGATCGCGCTGCTTCCGGCACGTCTGA
- the purB gene encoding adenylosuccinate lyase, translating into MTDDPDDAGDAIAGLDRSDPLAAVSPLDGRYARRTAPLSPYASEAALMRARTRVEVEYLLALAALDATPIAVDEATAAALRGIYEDFSAEDAHLIKALETEGAAGYAATNHDVKAVEYFLRVRLADLAEATPETGADAAPLDDAESLYPWIHFGLTSEDANNLAHRLLVASAVSDAIVPAVREVRDALVELAHEHRDAPMLARTHGQPATPTTFGKEMAVYAARIGRALGRVVVANEDLSGKLAGASGTFAAHRAAYPDVDWRAFSESFVRGLGLEHTPLATQVNPCDDLAGLFDALRGMNNVLLDLDLDAWLYVSDRYLGQEAVEGETGSSTMPHKVNPIDFENSEGNLSKANNDLAFLADYVTRSRLQRDLSDSTVKRNVGAALAHCLIGYSKAADGLRKVVPNETVMREELDATPEVIGEAVQTILRREGDTEAYERVKELSRGRSVTLDDFRDLFDDLDVDDEVRAELKALTPAGYTGFADELVDEVDGE; encoded by the coding sequence ATGACTGACGACCCCGACGACGCCGGCGACGCGATCGCCGGTCTCGACCGGTCGGACCCGCTCGCGGCCGTCTCACCGCTCGACGGCCGGTACGCCCGACGCACCGCGCCGCTGTCGCCGTACGCCAGCGAGGCCGCGCTCATGCGGGCCCGGACCCGCGTCGAGGTCGAGTACCTGCTCGCACTCGCGGCGCTCGACGCGACGCCGATCGCCGTCGACGAGGCGACCGCGGCGGCGCTCCGCGGGATCTACGAGGATTTCTCGGCCGAGGACGCACACCTGATCAAGGCGCTCGAAACCGAGGGCGCGGCGGGCTACGCCGCGACGAACCACGACGTGAAGGCGGTCGAGTACTTCCTGCGCGTCCGGCTCGCGGACCTCGCGGAGGCGACCCCGGAAACCGGCGCCGACGCCGCCCCGCTCGACGACGCGGAGTCGCTGTACCCGTGGATCCACTTCGGGCTGACGAGCGAAGACGCGAACAACCTCGCGCACCGGCTGCTGGTCGCCTCCGCCGTGAGCGACGCGATCGTCCCCGCGGTCCGCGAGGTCCGGGACGCGCTGGTCGAGTTGGCCCACGAACACCGCGACGCGCCGATGTTGGCCAGAACTCACGGCCAGCCCGCGACGCCGACCACCTTCGGCAAGGAGATGGCGGTGTACGCCGCGCGGATCGGCCGCGCGCTGGGTCGAGTCGTCGTCGCGAACGAGGACCTCTCCGGGAAGCTCGCGGGCGCTTCGGGCACCTTCGCGGCCCACCGCGCCGCCTACCCCGACGTCGACTGGCGGGCGTTCTCGGAGTCGTTCGTACGCGGGCTCGGCCTGGAGCACACCCCGCTCGCGACGCAGGTGAACCCCTGCGACGACCTCGCTGGGCTGTTCGACGCGTTGCGCGGCATGAACAACGTCCTCCTCGATCTGGACCTGGACGCGTGGCTGTACGTCTCCGACCGCTACCTCGGGCAGGAGGCCGTCGAGGGGGAGACGGGGTCGTCGACGATGCCCCACAAGGTGAACCCGATCGACTTCGAGAACAGCGAGGGGAACCTCTCGAAGGCGAACAACGACCTCGCGTTCCTCGCCGACTACGTGACGAGGTCGCGGCTCCAGCGCGACCTCTCGGACTCGACCGTCAAGCGCAACGTCGGCGCGGCGCTGGCGCACTGTCTCATCGGCTACTCGAAGGCCGCCGACGGACTCAGAAAAGTCGTCCCGAACGAGACCGTGATGCGCGAGGAGCTGGACGCGACCCCCGAGGTGATCGGCGAGGCGGTCCAGACGATCCTCAGACGCGAGGGCGACACCGAGGCCTACGAGCGCGTGAAAGAGCTCTCGCGCGGCCGGTCAGTAACGCTCGACGACTTCCGTGACCTCTTCGACGACCTCGACGTCGACGACGAGGTCCGCGCGGAGCTGAAGGCGCTGACGCCGGCCGGCTACACCGGCTTCGCCGACGAGCTCGTCGACGAGGTCGACGGGGAGTGA
- a CDS encoding SDR family oxidoreductase — protein sequence MRRVALVAGVGPTIGEAVARRFHADGFAVGLLARSSEFVGSLADDLGADAVAVPADVTDEEAVREATESVREELGPVEVLVLNASAGGGRPVDDADPERLRSMLDVRVTGSLACVTAALPDLRETDGTVLVSGTTYADPPVTEQIEWGATAPATRGLAVSLDAALDDVTVTYVRIGSAVRSEGGPVAIDAADLAAEYRRLVDRPGVASREVDLRRDPE from the coding sequence ATGCGACGAGTCGCGCTCGTGGCGGGCGTCGGACCGACGATCGGCGAGGCCGTGGCGCGCCGGTTCCACGCGGACGGGTTCGCGGTCGGACTGCTCGCGCGCTCGTCGGAGTTTGTCGGGTCGCTCGCGGACGACCTCGGCGCGGACGCGGTGGCGGTCCCGGCCGACGTGACCGACGAGGAGGCGGTCCGGGAGGCGACGGAGTCGGTCCGCGAGGAACTCGGTCCGGTCGAGGTCCTCGTACTGAACGCGAGCGCCGGCGGTGGTCGCCCCGTCGACGACGCCGACCCCGAGCGGCTCCGGTCGATGCTCGACGTCCGGGTAACGGGGTCGCTCGCGTGTGTGACGGCCGCGCTACCGGACCTCCGGGAGACGGACGGTACGGTGCTGGTCAGCGGGACGACGTACGCGGACCCGCCGGTGACCGAGCAGATCGAGTGGGGAGCGACCGCGCCGGCGACCCGAGGGCTCGCGGTCTCGCTCGACGCGGCGCTCGACGACGTGACCGTCACCTACGTCCGGATCGGGTCGGCGGTGCGGTCCGAGGGCGGCCCCGTCGCGATCGACGCCGCCGACCTCGCGGCCGAGTACCGGCGGCTCGTCGACCGTCCCGGCGTGGCGAGCCGCGAGGTCGACCTCCGACGGGACCCGGAGTAG
- a CDS encoding zinc ribbon domain-containing protein — translation MPSETDDSKYSLFGGESDENDARDRSADRDRDDPAERGAAGLGGDDDGCPKRGGTETETDEIATSGAGLTKMFDVQNRTFVVVSCADCGYSELYKGQSSGNAIDFFLG, via the coding sequence ATGCCCTCCGAAACCGACGACTCGAAGTACTCGCTCTTCGGCGGCGAATCGGACGAGAACGACGCCCGAGACCGCTCGGCCGACCGCGACCGCGATGACCCGGCCGAGCGCGGCGCCGCCGGCCTCGGCGGCGACGACGACGGCTGTCCGAAGCGCGGCGGAACGGAGACGGAGACCGACGAGATCGCGACGAGCGGCGCCGGACTCACCAAGATGTTCGACGTCCAGAACCGCACGTTCGTCGTCGTCTCCTGCGCCGACTGCGGCTACTCGGAGCTGTACAAGGGACAGTCGTCCGGCAACGCGATCGACTTCTTCCTCGGCTGA
- a CDS encoding sensor domain-containing protein has protein sequence MVSLRPLAALPIVGVVADGRTYRHLLYLLIAMPVAFVHSGVFSFGVVFGLLLAPVLVGLVVLLATLIGARLLAGFERRLADALLGTDLARPDDLADADGALGGAKRYVDAASTWRGLGFLSVKFWVALFGLVPLFLLSRGIPLVAAPLRYPFVIRFGEVNGEPATWAIDALPEALAAVPLGVAAVLVSLHLANAVAYATRRMALALLDGPTEGDDRDDGDERATVGRERGVVDAGNDASREAESDVDGVEFENDADREVDDDGRTGDPTAEEFEFGDGPESPDDGDDRTDRR, from the coding sequence ATGGTCTCCCTCCGACCGCTCGCAGCCCTCCCGATCGTCGGCGTCGTTGCCGACGGCCGGACGTATCGCCACCTGCTGTACCTGCTGATCGCGATGCCGGTCGCCTTCGTCCACTCGGGCGTGTTCTCGTTCGGCGTCGTCTTCGGGCTCCTCCTCGCTCCGGTCCTCGTCGGACTCGTCGTCCTGCTGGCGACGCTGATCGGCGCGCGCCTGCTCGCCGGGTTCGAGCGCCGGCTCGCGGACGCGCTGCTCGGGACCGACCTCGCGAGGCCGGACGACCTCGCAGACGCCGACGGCGCGCTCGGCGGCGCGAAGAGGTACGTGGACGCCGCCTCGACGTGGCGCGGCCTCGGCTTCCTCTCGGTGAAGTTCTGGGTCGCGCTGTTCGGGCTCGTCCCGCTGTTCCTGCTCTCTCGGGGGATTCCGCTCGTCGCCGCGCCCCTCCGCTACCCGTTCGTTATCCGGTTCGGCGAGGTCAACGGCGAGCCGGCGACGTGGGCGATCGACGCGCTGCCGGAGGCGCTGGCGGCGGTCCCGCTCGGCGTCGCCGCCGTCCTCGTCTCTCTCCACCTCGCCAACGCCGTCGCGTACGCCACCCGACGGATGGCGCTCGCGCTGCTCGACGGTCCGACCGAGGGCGACGACCGCGACGACGGAGACGAGCGCGCGACGGTCGGCCGCGAACGCGGCGTCGTCGACGCCGGCAACGACGCCAGCCGCGAGGCCGAAAGCGACGTCGACGGCGTCGAGTTCGAGAACGACGCCGACCGCGAGGTCGACGACGACGGTCGAACCGGGGATCCGACCGCCGAGGAGTTCGAGTTCGGCGACGGGCCGGAGTCCCCCGACGACGGCGACGACCGGACCGACCGGCGCTGA
- a CDS encoding metal-dependent hydrolase, which yields MPSTIVHAGFALLCAAALLDDRLLDRRALAVLLVVVVIPEADSFLGFVMAGAHRTVGHTFVIPAVAALALYCDTRVRERSFVRARLSGRWIAVAWVALFVHVFAHVALDWTHLDGVNAFWPLRDRFFHLDGKIAYSTADGFVQTFVDVRVDPETGTRTVDAGGGGTSESVHVNNPVQPRDPDVDVEEPVDRRFPVANAGWRLYLVGLGLFALGARRLRGDGRTTEE from the coding sequence ATGCCCTCGACGATAGTCCACGCCGGGTTCGCGCTCCTGTGCGCGGCGGCGCTGCTCGACGACCGGCTCCTCGACCGGCGGGCGCTCGCGGTCCTGCTCGTCGTCGTCGTGATCCCCGAGGCGGACAGCTTCCTCGGGTTCGTCATGGCCGGCGCGCACCGAACGGTGGGTCACACCTTCGTGATCCCCGCGGTCGCGGCGCTGGCGCTGTACTGCGATACCCGCGTCCGCGAGCGGTCGTTCGTTCGGGCGCGACTCTCCGGCCGCTGGATCGCGGTCGCGTGGGTTGCCCTCTTCGTCCACGTCTTCGCGCACGTCGCGCTCGACTGGACGCACCTCGACGGCGTGAACGCGTTCTGGCCGCTCCGCGACCGCTTTTTTCACCTCGACGGCAAAATCGCCTACTCGACGGCCGACGGATTCGTCCAGACGTTCGTCGACGTCCGGGTCGACCCCGAGACGGGGACGAGAACCGTCGACGCGGGCGGCGGCGGGACGAGCGAGTCGGTCCACGTCAATAATCCGGTCCAGCCCCGCGACCCGGACGTCGACGTCGAGGAGCCGGTCGACCGTCGGTTCCCGGTTGCGAACGCCGGGTGGCGGCTCTACCTGGTCGGACTCGGGCTGTTCGCGCTCGGCGCTCGGCGGCTCCGGGGGGACGGGAGAACGACCGAGGAGTGA
- a CDS encoding PAS domain-containing protein: MTLRRGVLAAIDADRGAFRSRFSALIDEHGLDLALPPARSDRPADRTERESVLVDRVRAFDDLPLGLTLTGPAYRDTPVVYVNRWFREWTGYALDELRGRNPRLFQGADPDADARADFREALSTWSAVTVELRNRRRDGTPFANRVSLRPLFGDAGTVTHWIAAQEPKAIDRSGEDSR; the protein is encoded by the coding sequence GTGACGCTTCGACGCGGCGTCCTCGCGGCGATCGACGCCGACCGCGGAGCCTTTCGGTCCCGGTTCTCGGCGCTGATCGACGAGCACGGACTCGACCTCGCGTTGCCCCCGGCGCGTTCCGACCGTCCCGCCGACCGAACGGAGCGCGAGTCGGTCCTCGTCGACCGCGTCCGAGCGTTCGACGACCTCCCGCTCGGTCTCACACTCACCGGACCGGCGTACCGCGACACTCCCGTCGTCTACGTCAACCGCTGGTTCCGCGAGTGGACCGGCTACGCGCTCGACGAACTCCGCGGGCGGAACCCCCGACTGTTTCAGGGGGCGGATCCCGACGCCGACGCCCGCGCGGACTTCCGCGAGGCGCTGTCGACGTGGTCGGCGGTCACCGTCGAACTCCGCAACCGACGCCGCGACGGCACGCCGTTCGCGAACCGCGTCTCGCTGCGGCCGCTGTTCGGTGACGCGGGCACGGTCACGCACTGGATCGCCGCACAGGAGCCGAAAGCGATCGACCGGTCGGGAGAAGACTCCAGGTGA
- a CDS encoding Ig-like domain repeat protein: protein MRRITAAVALAVLVALAGCGGLGVDTAGTGPVGEPSPSIESVSAPESLGHDERGTVEATVRWEGLAGDGDGSAVEGESAGEDGSADEDGANATFDPVRVAVRVGDRTLRAENRSVPANGSMTVTAEIDAATLDPGERELAVTVGAASARRTVAVEEARAATFAVSEVEAPDSVEYGQNLSVAATVTNVGDLAGTQTVRIRYGTGATANRTVALDGGAETRLSVTFADVRLDGGDHPVTVATADRTRERAVALAHPSPYGKTTLRLYVDDDAVDRNVSGVVAAATDYWERTDERYLGYPVAYERVTDEERADVVLRFDRVERCGVEDGDARYFGCADLLVDEPREPMTATVDPGVSDAEMNATIIHELGHVQGLEHGEEPTGAMSATSTLASHRPAKVHLRAENGDVPRRVEDAVAAGLDYFASREDVAGGEEFAWEFVDSAREAHVQVTYDDRGDVCFADDGGSCTVAGEYYGQRDVRLEGVDGEVVAWHVGASFAPVLLEEVPPELTGDADRREREEWPE, encoded by the coding sequence ATGCGCCGAATCACCGCCGCCGTCGCCCTCGCCGTGCTCGTCGCGCTCGCCGGCTGCGGCGGGTTGGGGGTCGACACCGCCGGAACGGGACCGGTCGGGGAGCCGTCGCCGTCGATCGAGTCCGTCTCCGCGCCGGAGTCGCTCGGGCACGACGAGCGGGGGACCGTGGAGGCGACCGTGCGGTGGGAGGGTCTCGCGGGCGACGGCGACGGGTCCGCGGTCGAGGGCGAGTCGGCAGGTGAAGACGGATCGGCGGACGAGGACGGAGCGAACGCGACGTTCGATCCGGTCCGGGTCGCGGTCCGGGTCGGTGACCGGACCCTGCGCGCCGAGAACCGGTCCGTGCCGGCGAACGGGTCGATGACGGTGACGGCCGAGATCGACGCCGCGACGCTCGATCCGGGCGAGCGCGAACTCGCGGTGACGGTCGGCGCGGCGAGCGCGAGGCGGACGGTCGCCGTCGAGGAGGCGCGAGCGGCGACGTTCGCCGTCTCCGAGGTCGAAGCGCCTGATAGCGTGGAGTACGGCCAGAACCTGTCGGTCGCCGCGACCGTGACCAACGTCGGAGACCTGGCGGGCACACAGACGGTGAGGATCCGGTACGGGACCGGAGCGACCGCGAACCGAACGGTCGCACTCGACGGCGGGGCGGAGACGCGGCTGTCCGTCACATTTGCGGACGTGCGCCTGGACGGGGGCGACCACCCGGTGACGGTCGCGACCGCGGATCGGACGCGGGAGCGGGCCGTGGCGCTGGCCCACCCGAGTCCGTACGGGAAGACGACGCTCCGGCTCTACGTCGACGACGACGCGGTCGACCGGAACGTCTCCGGCGTCGTCGCGGCCGCGACGGACTACTGGGAGCGGACCGACGAGCGCTACCTCGGCTATCCGGTCGCCTACGAGCGGGTAACCGACGAGGAGCGGGCGGACGTCGTGCTCCGGTTCGACCGCGTGGAGCGCTGTGGCGTGGAGGACGGCGACGCGCGCTACTTCGGCTGTGCGGACCTCCTCGTCGACGAGCCGCGGGAGCCGATGACCGCGACCGTCGACCCCGGCGTCTCCGACGCGGAGATGAACGCGACGATCATCCACGAGCTCGGCCACGTTCAGGGTCTCGAACACGGCGAGGAGCCGACCGGAGCGATGAGCGCGACCAGCACGCTGGCGAGTCACCGCCCGGCGAAGGTCCACCTCCGCGCCGAGAACGGTGACGTTCCGAGGCGCGTCGAGGACGCGGTCGCGGCGGGGCTAGACTACTTCGCGTCGCGCGAGGACGTCGCCGGCGGGGAAGAGTTCGCGTGGGAGTTCGTCGACAGCGCGCGCGAGGCGCACGTCCAGGTCACCTACGACGACCGCGGGGACGTCTGCTTCGCGGACGACGGCGGGTCCTGTACGGTCGCGGGCGAGTACTACGGCCAGCGGGACGTGCGGCTGGAGGGAGTCGACGGCGAGGTCGTCGCGTGGCACGTCGGCGCGTCGTTCGCACCGGTGCTCTTAGAGGAGGTACCGCCGGAACTCACGGGCGACGCGGACCGGCGGGAGCGGGAGGAGTGGCCGGAGTAG
- a CDS encoding SRPBCC family protein gives MDELVVSTEVYADPEKVYTFLLDFPQYANYSEYLREVITVSGDGGPGTRYALTFAWWKISYTARSEVTGVEPPERIDWEITKDVDAGGCWRVTPLEAGDGDEDASDDDSTDDADPSEAPATDDAPCEVALEIEFDPGSASPDALDLPRLVSFDWVLKKAIPLIRGEAERVVERAVQDLEGSTRDVDLDVYVDSDRI, from the coding sequence GTGGACGAACTCGTCGTGAGCACGGAGGTGTACGCTGACCCCGAAAAGGTGTACACGTTCCTGCTCGATTTCCCGCAGTACGCGAACTACTCCGAGTACCTCAGGGAGGTGATCACCGTCTCCGGCGACGGCGGCCCGGGAACCCGCTACGCGCTCACGTTCGCGTGGTGGAAGATCTCCTACACTGCCCGCTCGGAGGTCACCGGTGTCGAGCCGCCTGAGCGGATCGACTGGGAGATCACGAAGGACGTCGACGCCGGCGGCTGCTGGCGGGTGACGCCTCTGGAGGCCGGAGACGGTGACGAGGACGCGAGCGACGACGATTCGACCGACGACGCCGACCCGAGCGAGGCCCCCGCGACCGACGACGCCCCCTGCGAGGTCGCGCTCGAAATCGAGTTCGACCCCGGCTCCGCCAGTCCTGACGCGCTCGACCTCCCGCGACTGGTCTCGTTCGACTGGGTGTTGAAGAAGGCGATCCCGCTGATCAGAGGCGAGGCCGAGCGCGTCGTCGAGCGCGCCGTTCAGGACTTGGAGGGGTCGACCCGCGACGTCGACCTCGACGTGTACGTGGACTCGGACCGGATCTGA